The Campylobacter curvus genome includes the window CATCAAAAACGCAAGCAAAAATAGCAAAATTTCACAGATAAACAGGGCTGAAATTTTGGCATTTTTCTTAAAAAACGAGTAGATGACGCCAAGTATCAGTGCGCCGACGACGATGTATCTGTTGTGGATACGCATCTCCAGCCACACTGAAAGCGAAGCTAAAAGCGTCGCGCTAAGCCCGAGGAGCATAGCGCAAAACGCGTAATAAACGGCTAGAAAAATTTTCATTGAGCGAGTTTGAAGCTGATAGCCACGTATGTGCCGTCTTTTGGCAACACGTCTTTTTTACCGTGAAATACGACTTCGTTGCGTTTCTCGACCGCGCCGTTTGTGTAGGTGTGATTTGAGATGATACCTACAGGGCAGCTATCCAGGCAGGCTAAGCAGCCAGTATTGAAGCTCATCGCGTTGGCTTCGTTGCCGCCAAATCTCATATCGATCGGCTTACCGTTGCTGTCAGAGATGACCTCGTTGATGTCGTAGGTCTTTGGCGCGCCGTCCCAAGTGACGCTGATATTGATCTTATCGCCCTCTACTTGCGTCTCAGCAGCGTTTTTAGGCGTCATATTGTTGCCTGGTTTGCCGCCGATTTGTATCAAAGCTTTGTAAAAATCGTTTTGATTTGCCTCGGAGATGAAAACCGGTTTCTCGCCGAATTTGCCGCCCTTAAAAACCACTGCATGGCGCGTATTTTCGTCAAGATACTTGCCATTTACCTTTGCAAGGACAGTGATAGTCTTGCTCGCCTCGTCGATGACAAGCGGGGTTTGGGTGCTTACGACACCGACTTTTACGTTCTCTTTTGGAGTATTGTCCTCGCCGCAACCGACGAAGAATAGCCCGCAAACAGCTATGAAAATAGCCATTTTCTTAAACATGGTAACACCTTTAAAATGAAATTTGACAATCTAAAATTTACAGAAATTTGAATAATTTTTGTAAAAGTAAT containing:
- a CDS encoding YdjY domain-containing protein, whose product is MFKKMAIFIAVCGLFFVGCGEDNTPKENVKVGVVSTQTPLVIDEASKTITVLAKVNGKYLDENTRHAVVFKGGKFGEKPVFISEANQNDFYKALIQIGGKPGNNMTPKNAAETQVEGDKINISVTWDGAPKTYDINEVISDSNGKPIDMRFGGNEANAMSFNTGCLACLDSCPVGIISNHTYTNGAVEKRNEVVFHGKKDVLPKDGTYVAISFKLAQ